In the genome of Caldisphaera lagunensis DSM 15908, the window CACCATGGCCATCACAAAAGATATCTGGTAAAAAATGCCCAATATGTGGAGAAAAAGCTCAAACAACTATGAGATATGCAAGACAATACTAAATAAAATGCTCAGAGGGCTCCTTGCCATCATTAACCTTTTAAGTTTCTGTGTCCACCACACTCTTCATCGCAATAATTAATAAATTGGTTTTAGTTTATAATTTATTCATAAGTTCTTGTTATTGATTTTTAAATAAGTTTTTAGATATAATGGTAATGCATTAACTATAATTTTATTTCATCGTCCTAAAATTTTTATTCTTTTATAATAATAAGTTAATAGGGGAATAACTTGAATAAAATAAATAATATGATAGGCATACTTCTTCCCTTTACATTATCTGCATTTTCTGTGTTTTCAATTTCTATGGTATTATTACAAATAACAAATTATTTTAAAGTTCCCTTATATATCATAAGTTTTACATTTCCATTAGATTTTATTGGTGGAGCAGTTGGAGGTGTAATATTAGGTAAATTCGCAGATAAGATTGGCAGAAAAATGACTACAATAATATCTATATTAATTTTTTCTATCTCTTTGATTTTGGCATCTTTTTCTAATTCTTTGATAGAATTATTTATTTGTTGGTTTTTTATAGGATTTGGAGTTAATGCAGAAAACGGAATTGCTTATGCATTAATTGTTGAGACTCTGGGATCTTATACTGGCTCATTTGGAGGTCTTGTACAAGGACTTTATTATATTGGTTTTGGACTAGACGTTTTAACATATAGGTTTATTGCATATTGGAGAACCTTGTTTTTGATTGTTGGTATTATAAGTCTTGCGATAGGCTTACCATCTTCCATTATAATAAAAGAAACTTTAAAAAGAACCCAAACAAAGCCCGTTGGTATAAGGAATCTCTTTAATATAGAATATAGATACAAAACGATACTTTTGTCATTAATAGTTATTGGTGCATTTCTATTAAGCGTTCCTTTATTAAGCATTGTTCCTAGTTTTATGGAAAAAATAAATATGACTAATTATATTGGTGTTCTTTCAATAGTTGGTTTCTTATCTTATTGGTTCTCAGGTTTTTTATCAGATAAAATAGGAAGAGCAAAGAATACATTAATATTTTCATCATTAGGTTTATTATCAGCAATTTTGCTAATTTTCTTTGGAATATCATCTTTATTAATAGTCGTGTTTTTGGCATTACTTTACATATCTTCAGGATTATTTTCATACGATGGAATATGGGTGAGTGAAAATTATCCTATAGAATTAAGAGCAACAGCATCGAACTTCGTTTTTATGTTTGGAAGACTTATTGGAGGATTTGCACCGGAAATCACGTCATTAATAGGTTCTCTAAATCTTTCGTATGGTTTAGGGATCGTCTCTGCTATATCTTCAGCCCTGATATTGATATCCTCTATAATTTTTACTAGATTTAAATAAAATCTCATCTATGACCAAATAAAATTTGTTTTATTTAATCAAGTAAAATTTTATGTGGATCTTTTATAACAATTTATAAGGAGTGAATTTAATGATTTATTCGGTGAAGATCTTGGGAGAAAAGGTATATACCGGATTTCCATGGGCAGCCTTTGTAGCATTATCATTGGGTATGATAGTCTTTGGCTTAGCTGAGAGCTACGGACCATTATCAGCATTAACTCAAGTAGTTCCTTCTAATTTAGCATGGTTGGCATTTACTTTGCCTTATATATTTGGAGGTATAGGAGCATTTATATCAGGCTATTTGGCAGATATTTTGGGTAGAAAGCTCGCATTCATTTTAGCATCAGGACTAGTGTTGCTAGGAATGATACTATATTTGCCTATATGGCTAAATGTTGTTACAGGTATTGCAAGAACTATAACTCTATTAATATCAATAGCAATCGTTGGAATGGCAGCTATCGGGTTAGAAAGTCCTGTATTAGCCATGATATCAGAAAGCGTTAGTTCACAACATAGAAGTAAATTACTTGTTCTTGGCCCAAACTTTGGTAATTTGGGAGTCGCATTAGCTTATGTACCATTGCTCATATTTGGTATAAATAACGCTAAGGCCTCTGCATATAACTATGAACTAGCTTTAATTCTTATGTATATTGCTCCAACAATAGGATTAATTTTAGCATGGTTAAAAGCTACTGAGACCTTACCTTGGAAAGCAATTAAAACGAAGAAAAATGTAGAAGAAGCATGGAAGGCTATAGATAAAAACTCTGAGGTTGTAAATCCTAATGCTGGTTTAGGCTTTAGACTACTTACTCTAATACTTATAGGGATTGTTCAAGATGTCGCCTTTGTCTATATTACATATGGAGCATCATATGCTTATTTCAGTAATATTGCTGAATATGTTCCATTGATTGGAGGTTTTACTATGACAATAGTTGGCATAATAACAGGATTATTTATAACATCAAAAGTTAGTAGAAAAGTTTTTGCTGTAATATCTTATTCTATGCTTGCAGTATTTTGGGTATTACTATGGGGTGTTGCAAGTATAACAAATTCTTCAATAGCTATATTATCTATGTTTACTTTATTAATGATTCCAGTAGAAACAACTTGGGCTACAAGGGCACTGTTAGAACCAGAATTGTTCCCAACAAATAGAAGAGGGATGCTTATTTCATTAGTAAGATTCGTAGTTTGGGTATCAGCAGGGATTATAGCAGGTTTATTGATATTAATACCATTATCCTTCACAATAGGAGCATTATCGATGTTCATTATAGCATTAGCAGGCGTAGGTGGAGCATTATTCTGGTATTATAAAGGGTTTGAAACTGGTAATAAGAATTTACTAGGATTAGATTTGCAAGAATCAATGCGTAAAATAGCTCCAGTCAAGGCTTCTGATCCAAAAGATGATTAATTTTTAATTTTTAAATATAAAGGTATATAATAGTTTTTTTGAATTGAAAACTTGGAGTTGAAAATGCTAAAAAATGATAATAAAGTTAATGGAAATCAAGGATTAGAGGAAAAATTTTGGAAAAATATAGTGTCTGAAATAGAGACGTATTCTGAAAAAGGATGTTATGAAAAAGTAAATACATTAATGAGTTTTTTCGTTTTAAAGAGATTGAGAATAATTGCGTCAGCATTGGCCAAAGGATCTAACATTATAATAGATGTAGGAAATGGTCCAGGCACCTCTACAAAATATATTAAAGGTATTTTGAACCCCAGCCATTTGATAGCCATGGATCCCTCTTTTGCTATGAATAAAATAACAAAAGACAATATAAAAAACATTAGCGTGATAAATGGAATGGCCGAAAATATACCAGTAAAAAGTTCTTCAATAGACGCTGTAATTGCAATGTTTTCATTTAGAGATGTAAGAAATTATGATTTAGCATTACGCGAGTTTTCTAGAGTGTTAAAAGAAAATGGGAAGCTAATAATTTTAGATCTCTATAAACCTGAAACTGTTATGGAAAAAATAATTTCGTTTTTCCAATTTAATATTTTAGCTGTTGTATTTGGGATCGTTATGGGATGTGGTAGAGATGCTTTATTATATCCTGACTTACATAAAACAATTTATTATATGTATAATTCAAAGGAAATTTTAAAGTCAGTTAATAAATATTTCAAAAAAGTATCATTTAAGAAAAAGCCTATTATAGTAGGAATTCTTTGGGCGAGTGATCCAAGAAAGGATAAAATTTAATTTATTTAATTTTTCAGTTGTTAAGAATGAATTAATTGTTACCAATAAATTAAAAAATTAAAATAAATTTCCAATGTATAGAATATTTAAATAATTACTATTTCTAAAACTAAAGTAGAGGGTAGAATGCATATTAATAAACTTTAACTAATATATGCAAATAATGGAAAAAGTGGTGCGCTGAAATTGGACAAAGAACAATCCTATGAGGATATCGACACTTCAATTTTAGAAAAATGGGAAAAGGTGAGAGAATATTTAGAACCAAAAATAGAAGATGCAGCAAAATCAATGGAAAACTTAGGAATAGATGGTATTGCTAGATATCTTACGATAGGAGGTAAGATGTTTAGAGGTTTCTTAACTGTACTTTTTGCAGAATCATTGGGCGCAAGTTTAGATTATGCTTCAGATGCTGCAGTTGCTATAGAAATGGTTCATGCAGCAAGTCTTGCAATAGATGATATAGTTGATAAAGATACTAATAGAAGGGGTAAATTATCAGGCTGGATTATATATGGTATTGGAAAAACGGCCTTAACTGCTTTGCTTTTAGTTCCTGTTGCACAAAGAGTGATAGAAAAATATGGATTTGATGCAATAAGATATAGTATAAAGTCATGGGAGGCAATGGTAAGGGGCGAAATTTTAGATGCATACGCCTCATTAAAATTAAATCCTTCCGAATATATGAATGTTATTAAGTTAAAAACTGCTTCATTATTTAGCTTATCTGCTGTATTAGGTGTGATAGCTGCAAAGAATAATAATTTGGTAGACAATGCAGAATTTTATGGTGATAAATTAGGTATAGCTTATCAACTAGCCGATGATATTGGGGATTATTATTCATATCTTATAGGAAAAAAAGAAAAACTTGATCCAGGAGAAGTCTTATTTGAAAAATACATAATGCATAGATACCCTATTAGTGAGAGGGGGGATGAAATAATAAAAAATGGAATGAATATATTGAATGATGTAGTAAATGAGGCATCAAATGCAATAGTTGAATTGCCGGAATCAAAACAAAAATCAATGTTATCAAGAATACCATACTTCATGGTTAACAAGATGTTAGAAAGTGTTGGACTTACTTTAAAAAGGTTTTAACTATAGGTTTCTGTTTATTAATTTTAAATAAGCCTTTCAGAAATATTTTCGTCCTCTTTACAAGAGATCCCATCTTTGAGAGCACGGTAGTTTGCATAAGGAATTAAAAAGAGCTAATAGAAATTAAGAAGTTTAAATATAAATCTAATCCTAGAGGTAAAAAAATATTATTTGCGCAAATTTCTAATAAATATGAGTAAAACTACTTATAGCTAATAAGTTTAAGGTGAAAAGATGGAAAGCTTTAATAAGAAAATGTCATTGATAAATTACTTAAAGAATTCAGGATTTATTAAAACAAAGAAAGTGGAAGAAGCTCTTATTAATGTTGACAGAGCTAACTTTGTTTTATCACAATATTTAAGTGAGGCATACGAAGATAAACCATTACCTATAGGTTACGGGCAAACAATTAGCGCCCCAAGTATTGTAGCATATATGACAGAGTTATTAGAAGTTAATGAAGGAAATAAAATCTTAGAAATTGGAACTGGGTCAGGATATCAAACTGCAATACTATCATACCTAGTTAAAGAAAAGGGCTTAATTGTTTCAATAGAAAGAATAAAAGAGTTATCAGAAATGGCTTATAAAAACCTTGAAAGATTAGGTTTGCATAAAAATGTAAAGTTAATTGTTGGAGATGGATCTCTAGGATATGAAGAAGAAAAGCCTTATGACAGAATAATAATAACTGCTGCAACTCCGGTTGTGCCGAAATTTATTAATATGCAATTAAAAAATAATGGTATTGCTATATTACCTTTAGGAACATTAGAGGAACAAAAACTAGCCATAATTAGAAAAGATGAATTTGGAAATATTGAATTGCGTTATGATATCAGTGTAATATTTGTTCCATTAATTGGTTATGAAGGATTTAAATTTGGTAAAGAGGAAACAAATTAAATGTTTCACTCTTCCCTTGTTATGAAGCAGATTATTTTTTAATCATTTTTAAAAAACTTTCTTAATCAAACAAAAAATAATATTATTTTTTAACCCTTAATCTCTTCTTTATCAAAAGAAGTGGGTGAAAAAAATGGGCGCCAGAGTAAAAGTAATTTCAGAAATAGAAAAAATAATGGCTAACATAGAGCAAGTAAGAAATATAGGTGTTATAGCCCATGTAGATCATGGTAAAACAACAACTAGCGATACATTATTAGCAGGAGCAGGAATTATTTCAGAAAGAGTTGCAGGAGATGCTCTGCTTTTAGACTACCTTAACGTAGAAAAAGAAAGAGAAATGACAGTTAAAGCGGCTAATGCAAGCTTATATCATGAATATAATGGAAAACCATACGTCATTAACTTAATTGATACTCCGGGACATGTAGACTTTACAGGTATGGTAACAAGAAGTCTTAGAGTATTGGATGGAGGAATCGTTGTTGTAGATTCAGCGGAAGGCGTTATGACACAAACCGAAACTGTTTTAAGGCAAGCATTAGAGGAAAGGGTTAAACCAGTTTTATTCATTAACAAGGTTGATAGATTAATAAAAGAACTAAAGTTCGGACCTCAGCAAATACAAGAAAGATTTGTAGAAATAATTAAAGATGTTAACAATTTGATTGATATGTATGCTGAGCCTGAATTTAAAAATAAATGGAAAATAAATCCTGCTGAAGGTAATGTTGCATTTGGTAGCGCAAAAGACAAATGGGCTTTAACAGTGCCTGATGCTACAAAGAAGGGCATAACTTTTCAAAATATAATAGATGCATATTCTTCTAATAATAAAGATAAGGTAGTAGAGCTATTTAAGAAGGCACCTATTTGGGATGCATTATTAAATATGGTAGTAAAGTTTATACCAAATCCTAAAGAAGCACAGAAGTATAGAATACCAAAGATATGGAAGGGAAATCTTGATTCAGATTTAGGTAAGGCTATGATGGAATCAGATCCAAACGGGCCTCTAGTATTTTATGCAAATGCTATTAAGGTAGAAAAAGCCGGAATTGTAGCAACTGGTAGAGTATTTTCAGGTACGTTAGAGCCTGGTAAAGAAGTTTACATCGTTTCGAGTGATCGTACTGGGAGAATTTTACAGGTAAGCCTATATATGGGGCCATTTAGAGAATTAACAGCTAAGATTCCCGCAGGTAACATAGGTGCATTGATGGGTATAGAAGGCCTAAAGTCTGGAGAAACACTTGTTGAAGTATCATACAAATCACAAGCTGCACCATTCGAGCAACTTCATTATATTAGTGAACCTGTAGTAACATCAGCTATAGAACCAGCAAAATTACAAGATTTGCCGAAAATGATAGACGCTCTTAAAAAGTTAACATTAGAGGATCCAAATTTGGTAGTGAAAATTAATGAAGAGACAGGAGAATATCTAATATCAGGTATGGGGCAACTTCATTTAGAAATAGCTATGTGGATGCTGAAGGAATTATATGGGGTAGAAGTAAAGGCTACGCCACCAATAGTTGTTTATAGAGAATCTGTTAAACAGAATAGTAAGGTGTTTGAAGGAAAGAGCCCTAATAAGCACAATAGATTCTACATAAGTGTAGAGCCATTAAACGATGAGACAATTGATTTGATCCATAAGGGTCTTGTTAATGAAGATCAAGATGCTAAGGATAGAGCAAAAATATTAAGAGATAAAGCAAACTGGGATTATGATGAGGCTAGAAAAATATGGTCTATTGATGAAAATATAAACATATTTATTGATGCAACATCAGGTGTTCAATATCTAAAAGAAGTGAAGGATACAATATTAGGTGGATTTAGGATAGCGGTAAAAGAAGGACCATTGGCAGCAGAGCCTGTAAGAGGTCTCAAAGTTGTACTTCATGATGCTGAAATACACGAAGATCCAGTCCACAGAGGTCCAGGTCAGATATATCCTGCTGTTAGAAATGCTATATGGGCTGCTATGTTGACATCAAAACCAACATTACTTGAACCAATACAGAAACTAGAAATTAAAGTTCCCATGGATTACTTAAGCCCAGTAACTTCAATAGTAACAAAGAAAAGAGGAAAGATATTGGATGTTAAACAATCAGGATTGCAAGCAATTGTAACAGCAGAGATACCAGTTGCAGAGAGCTTTGATATATCTCAAGAATTAAGAGGGTCAACAGCAGGTAAAGCGTTTTGGGGAACGGAGTTTAGCAGGTGGGCTCCAGTTCCAGATTCGTTATTAGACGATTTGATTAAGAAAATAAGAGAGAGGAAAGGATTACCTCCAAGACCACCGAAACTAGAAGATCTGTTAGGGCCTTAACCCTAATAGACTATTTTAATAAATTTTATAGACTTCAAGTTTTCATATTTTCTTGATTTTATATTTATATAATCATCTTCTATAACAAGGCCTTGACGATACATTACTAAGGCGCATCTCTCAGTAACAACTGAAGATGCCAATCCTCCTTCGGATAGCAAATCAAGTCCACTATTGATATCTGGTAAAGAGAATCCGCAATGTCCATTAGGATGAGAATGCATGTTATATGCTACCTTAATAAATGGTATTTTTACCTTTAGTGTTTCTCCCTCCAATATAGAAAGATAACCATTGTAATCGTAAAGGAATAAATATTCTATATTTGATGAGGTGGTTTTTTGAGTAAAAGAATTTATTATACTTAGATCTGTATGGAATGGGATATAAGGAATAAAATCATATAAATCTTTAATGCTTATGTAGTTCTTTAGATTTGTATCATTTTTAATAATAATTTTTTTATCATTTATCTCCTCTATATGATCTTTAAAATCCCATGGTGTATTGATTTTGAGATCTATAACATTATCTTTTAACTTTTTTAAGAGATAGTCAATATCTTTTATTTTATAATCTATTTTAGCATCAAATAAATTATAATTATCATCATAGGTATCTTCTATTTTCAATATTATTTTATTTATAATTGATAATATTAAGGAACCATTAGTTATTCTAGTTTCTTGATATTTTTTGTTCATGTTATCACCAAATTTTAAAATTTATGGTTGTTATCATAACAATTAGCTCCCCACCGTTTTTAAGTTCTTCAATTAAATTTCTATCAAGATCTGCAGCTGCTTTATTACTTTTTATTAGAGCAGTTGCAGGTTCTATATAATTACTTTTTCTAAATATTATTTTGGTTTCATTATTAAGGATTAGATTACTATCGCCGTATCCTATCAAGCTATCGCAATTTTTCTTTGAACAAAAAACAACTAATATCATATTACCTTTCTTTATATCTTCTTTAAGCCACTTTGGAAAATCATTTAATGATACTTCTGATTTAATTCCTATTATACAATCCCCCCTTGTTGTCAAATAGTCATCTTTAGTAATTTCTATAGTTGTTTTATGAGTTGCTCTTACATTTTTATGGCCATATGCTTTAAACGTAAACCATCTAGATATGAACTCTTTTTCCTGCAAGTTATCAATCCTTACTATAATAGTTTTCTAGACTACTATTTCCTTTAGCATCTTTTTTATATGGTAACTTAATCAATTCTTTAATTTTTGAGGCCTTCTTTTCTCCGATTATGTTTGCAAGCTCCGATAAACTTGAGTTAAAAAATTTTTCTAGAGATCCAAAATGCTCTAATATTTTTTCAGCACTTTTTTCTCCTATTCCTGGAAATGATTGCAAAATGTAAAGTTGCCATTGCCTATTATCATTTATCTTAGGTTTCTTGAGTATTGGAGACTCATTAACCTCTTTAGAGGGCTCAGATTTTCTTGCTATTGATTCTATGTATTCCGCTGTTGAGAGTTGATCTAAGCTCCATAAGACTTTGACTTTATATTCTAATACTAATGAAATTAATGCAGATTGAATCTGCTTTTCCCTATTTTTATAGAAGAGAAGGGATTTTCTGAAGTCACCCTCCACAATATATATTATATTATTATATTTTGATGACATTTTTTTAGCCTGTTCAAATAGTCTACCATCAAATAATGACTTTACAAAATCATTAGAGCTCTTCCTTTCTATAATTATGTTGTCCGGTATTAGATAATCTCCCTCTTCTAGTTGCCTCCTAATAACCATTAATCCTAATGATTCTAGTATTTTCGGAACTCCAGAAGCTTCTTCTCTCGAATCTGCATAAACCCTATATTTTTTTGTTTCCATAACTCTATCCACTTTCTTTGCATATACCATTTATTAAATTAACTAAATAACTGAAAAATTTTTCTTTTTCTATTGGTTTTTTATTTTTGATAGTAACTATAGAAGCTCCAATATGTCCTCCACCTTCTCCATTATATTTATCTGCAACAATTCTTGCAATATTAGAGGCATCTATTCCCTTTGAGATCGCTTTATCTGAAATTCTTATTGAAATCCTTATATCTTCACCTTCTTTATACTTAATAGTGAATGCAACATCAGCACCATTTTGTATTAATGTCCTAGATACTATTGATTCATAAGAACCTATTTCTGTCACTACAGCTATTAGATCTTTACAAACTTTTCCAATTATTGCTCTAGAAAAACCCTTAAGTTTAGCCATTTTAATTGAAAAATCTTCTTCAATTCCTTTGATGATTTTATAGTAAATAGAAATCGCTTTTTTATAATCACCATTTTTCATTAAATAAAGTAGCGATTCTAATGTACTTTTGCTTGCTCTTTCCAATCTATTACTATCAAATAAAATTCCTAATATACCTAATGTTGATATATTTTCATCAAGATTAATGGTTAATTTACTTGCAAAGGAGGAAACTATTTCGGTAGTTGAAGAAGCATCGTCATCTATATAATACAGTTTTGATATCTGGAAAATCTTTCCCTCACGATGATGATCTATTACTATTAAAGGAATATTTTTATTTGAAATTAAATTTGATACTTGTTCAATCCCTGCATTATCTAATAAAATAAGTTTGTCATAATTAAAATCACATTTTTTTATTTCTATATTTATCTCCTTTAAAGCAATAATAGATTCTTTTGAGAGACCTTGTTTTAGATCAATACAACATTTTTCATTATATCTTTTGCATAATTCATAGGTAATTAATGAAGATGCAATTGCATCTAAATCGGCATTTGAATGAAAAGAAATCCCTATATTTCCATTTTTTAATTCATTAATAAAATCATTTAAAAAATTATTTGTATTCGTCTTTATCAATATGATTTACCTATTTTAACTCCCTGCTCCGCCAATACCTGTTTTAGTTTGTGTGCCTCCAATACCAGATAATAGCTGTCTTAGCTCGATTGTAATTTTATCTATTTGCTCCTTTATCATTGTTTCTTGATTTTTGAGTGCCTTAATCTTTAATTCTAGATCTTCTTTTCTTGTTTCTAGTTCCTTTTGTAGATCTTCTTTTCTGCTTTTTACTAATACAAACCCTGTCATTTTATATAATTCTGCATCAGGTCCCAATGATTGTAATTTTTCTAATACTTTTTCTATTTCTCCTAAAGAAGATTCAGCATTTATTCTTTCTTGTACAACAACATTATATGAGTCTCTTAATTGCAAATACTTATTATATTTAGCCTCAGCCTCAGGTGGAACTCTTTCTACCAATTTTCTCCCCAATGTTTGTGTAATAGGCCTTCCTTTTATTTTTACAAGAATTTGAAAGCCTTGCTCTAAAAAGATTTTCTAATACCTTCTTATTATAATAATTTAAAGTAATGATATTTATCCACTTCTTGATTAAGAGGTATGAGATAGCGTGATAAAACACTTAGCAATAACAATCAACAACTCTTAAGACTCCTAACTTATGAAGTGAAGTTTAGAAAATGATAGTGTTTTTTAATTATTTTTAATATTCTAACATGATGAATGTAATCATAATTATGAGGATAATAATAAATTACTCTAGTAGATCCTTTAATGTAGAAGAAATCAATTATTCATGCACTAAAGTTTTTCAAATTTTTATAATTTCTTATTGTTAACTGGGGAGTTAACAGTAATTTTTTTGATTTTGCATAACTCAAAAGAGGCAGTTATGCGAACTCCTCCATCTCGTTTCTCCTTCATCAAGTAGTAAATTGTGTTGTTAGCTTCGTCTATAGTATCATTGATTAGTAATACCACAGATGGCATTTATTTTGTATTATAGAAATATAAATTAATTAAATAAAAAATAAATAATTTTAAACTTTAATTGTATGGTTAAAAAAAGTGAAATTAAAAATAACTATACAGAGTAAAGGCAAAAAGAATAAATAAAACTCCTAATACTTATTTGATACGTGAAGGGTGGATTTAATTTGTCTATTGCCTATAATCCGTTAGTGATAGCAGCAAACTCAATGATTATAGTTCCTGCTATAGTATTATTATTATTAGTTGCTGTTATTTACCTTTTAAAATGGCTTTTAAGAGCCAGTCCAGAGATTGAAAAAACAGAGCCATATAAGAAAATACCATTTGAGTCAGCAAATCCTCCTAAGGGTGTAGGTAAAGGCAAGGTATCATTTCAATATTTTGGTTATTTGGTAATGTTTTTAGCTATGGAACCAGCTGTAGTACTTCTAACGTTTATAAGTATTGTTCCTAGAACATTAATATTTCACGCAATTTTATTATACTTAATATTGATTTTAGTATTTGCACCTTTGTTAGCATATGCAGCATATGAGTCCAAAAGAATTAAAAATTGGATTTTGGATTAAGGTGATTTATTATGAGTAAAAATGAAAAAGGAAATGGAGAGGAAAAAGGTAAGGTTTATTTAGCAGATTTAGATACGGTAGCGGAAGAAGCAAAGCAAATGCTTTTAAAAGGAACAGTTGGTAAAATGGTTGATTGGGCTAATGCCTTTAGCTTATGGCCAGTCCATTTAATGACAAGTTGTTGCGGATGTGAAATAGGTGCTGCATGGGGTCCAAGATTTGATAATGAAAGATATGGATCACTCCCTTGGGTTTCACCAAGGCAGACTAATTTAATTATAGTTGAAGGCACAGTTACCAAAAAAATGGCTTGTTCAGTTAGAATTACATGGGATCAAATGCCATATCCAAAGTTTGCAGTAGCTATGGGTGCATGTTCTTTGGATGGAGGTATATTTTATAATAG includes:
- a CDS encoding DUF371 domain-containing protein, translated to MQEKEFISRWFTFKAYGHKNVRATHKTTIEITKDDYLTTRGDCIIGIKSEVSLNDFPKWLKEDIKKGNMILVVFCSKKNCDSLIGYGDSNLILNNETKIIFRKSNYIEPATALIKSNKAAADLDRNLIEELKNGGELIVMITTINFKIW
- a CDS encoding MFS transporter, whose amino-acid sequence is MNKINNMIGILLPFTLSAFSVFSISMVLLQITNYFKVPLYIISFTFPLDFIGGAVGGVILGKFADKIGRKMTTIISILIFSISLILASFSNSLIELFICWFFIGFGVNAENGIAYALIVETLGSYTGSFGGLVQGLYYIGFGLDVLTYRFIAYWRTLFLIVGIISLAIGLPSSIIIKETLKRTQTKPVGIRNLFNIEYRYKTILLSLIVIGAFLLSVPLLSIVPSFMEKINMTNYIGVLSIVGFLSYWFSGFLSDKIGRAKNTLIFSSLGLLSAILLIFFGISSLLIVVFLALLYISSGLFSYDGIWVSENYPIELRATASNFVFMFGRLIGGFAPEITSLIGSLNLSYGLGIVSAISSALILISSIIFTRFK
- a CDS encoding elongation factor EF-2; this translates as MGARVKVISEIEKIMANIEQVRNIGVIAHVDHGKTTTSDTLLAGAGIISERVAGDALLLDYLNVEKEREMTVKAANASLYHEYNGKPYVINLIDTPGHVDFTGMVTRSLRVLDGGIVVVDSAEGVMTQTETVLRQALEERVKPVLFINKVDRLIKELKFGPQQIQERFVEIIKDVNNLIDMYAEPEFKNKWKINPAEGNVAFGSAKDKWALTVPDATKKGITFQNIIDAYSSNNKDKVVELFKKAPIWDALLNMVVKFIPNPKEAQKYRIPKIWKGNLDSDLGKAMMESDPNGPLVFYANAIKVEKAGIVATGRVFSGTLEPGKEVYIVSSDRTGRILQVSLYMGPFRELTAKIPAGNIGALMGIEGLKSGETLVEVSYKSQAAPFEQLHYISEPVVTSAIEPAKLQDLPKMIDALKKLTLEDPNLVVKINEETGEYLISGMGQLHLEIAMWMLKELYGVEVKATPPIVVYRESVKQNSKVFEGKSPNKHNRFYISVEPLNDETIDLIHKGLVNEDQDAKDRAKILRDKANWDYDEARKIWSIDENINIFIDATSGVQYLKEVKDTILGGFRIAVKEGPLAAEPVRGLKVVLHDAEIHEDPVHRGPGQIYPAVRNAIWAAMLTSKPTLLEPIQKLEIKVPMDYLSPVTSIVTKKRGKILDVKQSGLQAIVTAEIPVAESFDISQELRGSTAGKAFWGTEFSRWAPVPDSLLDDLIKKIRERKGLPPRPPKLEDLLGP
- a CDS encoding methyltransferase domain-containing protein; its protein translation is MLKNDNKVNGNQGLEEKFWKNIVSEIETYSEKGCYEKVNTLMSFFVLKRLRIIASALAKGSNIIIDVGNGPGTSTKYIKGILNPSHLIAMDPSFAMNKITKDNIKNISVINGMAENIPVKSSSIDAVIAMFSFRDVRNYDLALREFSRVLKENGKLIILDLYKPETVMEKIISFFQFNILAVVFGIVMGCGRDALLYPDLHKTIYYMYNSKEILKSVNKYFKKVSFKKKPIIVGILWASDPRKDKI
- a CDS encoding polyprenyl synthetase family protein — its product is MDKEQSYEDIDTSILEKWEKVREYLEPKIEDAAKSMENLGIDGIARYLTIGGKMFRGFLTVLFAESLGASLDYASDAAVAIEMVHAASLAIDDIVDKDTNRRGKLSGWIIYGIGKTALTALLLVPVAQRVIEKYGFDAIRYSIKSWEAMVRGEILDAYASLKLNPSEYMNVIKLKTASLFSLSAVLGVIAAKNNNLVDNAEFYGDKLGIAYQLADDIGDYYSYLIGKKEKLDPGEVLFEKYIMHRYPISERGDEIIKNGMNILNDVVNEASNAIVELPESKQKSMLSRIPYFMVNKMLESVGLTLKRF
- a CDS encoding ERCC4 domain-containing protein, with amino-acid sequence METKKYRVYADSREEASGVPKILESLGLMVIRRQLEEGDYLIPDNIIIERKSSNDFVKSLFDGRLFEQAKKMSSKYNNIIYIVEGDFRKSLLFYKNREKQIQSALISLVLEYKVKVLWSLDQLSTAEYIESIARKSEPSKEVNESPILKKPKINDNRQWQLYILQSFPGIGEKSAEKILEHFGSLEKFFNSSLSELANIIGEKKASKIKELIKLPYKKDAKGNSSLENYYSKD
- a CDS encoding MFS transporter; amino-acid sequence: MKILGEKVYTGFPWAAFVALSLGMIVFGLAESYGPLSALTQVVPSNLAWLAFTLPYIFGGIGAFISGYLADILGRKLAFILASGLVLLGMILYLPIWLNVVTGIARTITLLISIAIVGMAAIGLESPVLAMISESVSSQHRSKLLVLGPNFGNLGVALAYVPLLIFGINNAKASAYNYELALILMYIAPTIGLILAWLKATETLPWKAIKTKKNVEEAWKAIDKNSEVVNPNAGLGFRLLTLILIGIVQDVAFVYITYGASYAYFSNIAEYVPLIGGFTMTIVGIITGLFITSKVSRKVFAVISYSMLAVFWVLLWGVASITNSSIAILSMFTLLMIPVETTWATRALLEPELFPTNRRGMLISLVRFVVWVSAGIIAGLLILIPLSFTIGALSMFIIALAGVGGALFWYYKGFETGNKNLLGLDLQESMRKIAPVKASDPKDD
- the pcm gene encoding protein-L-isoaspartate O-methyltransferase, which produces MESFNKKMSLINYLKNSGFIKTKKVEEALINVDRANFVLSQYLSEAYEDKPLPIGYGQTISAPSIVAYMTELLEVNEGNKILEIGTGSGYQTAILSYLVKEKGLIVSIERIKELSEMAYKNLERLGLHKNVKLIVGDGSLGYEEEKPYDRIIITAATPVVPKFINMQLKNNGIAILPLGTLEEQKLAIIRKDEFGNIELRYDISVIFVPLIGYEGFKFGKEETN